The genomic segment TCCTTGCCTGGAATGGCTACGCCCCGTTGCGCTATGATCTCCTGCTCAACTACTGCACCGAGCGCCTCCTGTTGCAGCGAATTGGCGGTCGCTATCGCTTCCTGCACAAGCTGCTGCAAGACCACTTCGCCAAGATGGATTTGGGGTGAAAGGAGACGACGGAGAACCTGAAAGTTGCGATCGCATTTGAGAAAAGGAAGGAATGCGATCGTTCATCGCATGACAGTTGGTAATCTTTCAAACCTTTGCAGCTTGCCAACTTCAGGTAACTAAGCAACATTATACTGTATATCTTTAAATACTGATTTCTGTAAATACGATGATTATCTCAGTCCAAAATCAGAAGGGTGGGGTAGGCAAGACAACTCTAGCTATCCACATTAGTCATGCTTTAGCAGCCCAAGACTCACGAGTATTGTTAGTCGATGCCGACCCTCAAGGCTCTGCTCGTGACTGGGCAGCAGCTAGAGATAGCCAACCACCATTTGCTGTAGTAGGGTTAGACCGACCGACTATCCACAGAGATTTATCTGCTATAGCTAAAAACTATGACCACGTAGTTATTGATGGGCCACCACGAGTAAGCGACATAGCTAGGTCTGCCATCATTGCTGCTGACCTAGTGCTGATACCTGTACAGCCTTCTCCTTTTGACGTTTGGGCAGCACAAGAAGTAATTAACTTGATTACTGAGGCTTCTGTATTTAAAGAAAAACTGAAATCTGTATTTGTAATTAATCGTAAAATAGTAAACACAGCAATAGGACGTGACGTGGCTGAAGCTTTGTCTGGCTATAACATTCCAGTACTGGCAAGTACCATCTGCCAACGGGTAGCTTTTGCTGAATCAGCAGCAACAGGTCAGACAGTCATGGAAATTGATCTTAACCTTGAAAGACCAAGTTATATTTTTAGGGTCGTGCAATCTTGATTAATAAATCCTACTAACCATAAGTAGCTGCAATGTTACAACCAGCAATAAATCTCAAAACTCCATTATTGACCATAACGTATAACATTCTTAACTACCTGCTATAAAATGCAAGGATTTAATTGTTTTAATTGAAAAGTATCGTTATCGCGTTTCGTATTAAAAGCTGTTGTAATAGTAAAAACTGTTTGTAGTAGTGAAAGCTGTATAAATATTAAAAATTGTATAAATATTGAAAGTTGTATAAATACTAAAAGTTCATCAATAGTGAAAGCTGTATAAATAGTGAAAGTTTTTTGTAAAACTGAAAACTGTTGTACCACTGTTCCATCAGGTAAAATTAACCACTCTCCTCCCTACAATACTAGGGCGATAGCCCGTCATAAGAGTTGTTGCCAATATCTTTGACTCATTATTTCTACTTTTTGATAAGTTGGTTCATAGTAAGATCTAGTAACAAGCGCCCTGGAATTAAACTTAATAATTAAAGGAACATAAAAAATATGCAACTTGAAGATTATTTTGACTTTCTCTCACCCGATGATATCCGCATCAAAGGACATCGCATCGGTATTGACAATGTGCTTGATTATTACAAAGACGGATATACACCAGAAGAAATTGCCGTTAATCTATCTACTTTGAGCTTGGAGCAGATTTACGCAACTATTACCTACTACCTACATAATCGTGCTAGTGTCGATGCCTACCTGAAACGTATAGCCGATTGGAAAAATCAGCGTTACGTTGAATGGGCTGCCAATCCCTCCGCCTTAGTGCAACGTATTAGAGCCGTCAAAGCGGGACAAACTGCTGAAAAGGTCAGTTAACCGTGAAATTGCGTTTCTTACTTGATGAAAACTTGTCGTATCGGTTGAAGATAGCTAGTTACAATATCAGCACCAGCATCAAGCAAATCAGATATAAAAGTGCGTCTAAAATCGTGAGGTGAGAACTTTTCAATTCCTACTTGGTCAGCACGTTTTTTGAGAATATCCAGCACAGTCTGATCAACAATATGTTTTAAAGCGTCCGACTTGGAATAGCCATTTGTCGATTTTTTGAATTATGTTAAACAACTTTGAAATGATTGTAACGGGCGAATTACATGAAGATAAATTAATTGTTCAAGGAGAGAAATACAAAATTAAAGGTTCATGTAATTATACAGGCACTCAGCAATGGCGGGTAGTACCTGCAACAGATTCCAACGGAATAATCTCTAGTCTTCAAATTGTTGGTATTAATGAATCAGGTGACGCTGATTCCTGTAAATTTCTGGGTCGAGTAGTCGAGTATAGTAAAGCCGGAAGAATTTTATTTAAAATAACTCGCCCTGGAGAAAAGACTCTGAGAATAACACTCATTGGTGGTAGCCCATCAATAAAACCAGGGCAATTATTAGAAGTTTCAGCAGTACTCAACTGTCAACAGTTGCAAATAATTCAAGTAGAGAATACAGAAATTGAACTTGATGATGTAGAAAACGCTCTCAAGCCAATTGATATAGAAGTGAATGCAGCGACTCCATTACCAGAATTGGTTAATGCAGTTAATCAGTTGAAGAATAAAAAACTGGAATTTGTTGCTCAAGCTAAAGCTGCCCTTGAAAATCATACTGGGATAGCACAATGGAATTTAGCTACACCTGTTAAGCGCGGAAAGTTTTTCGAGTGGGAAGTTGACCAACATGGGTTAAATGCCAGAGTCAGAGTAAATGAACATACTGGTATAGCCCAAGTGTGGGAATTTAGCACAAATAATCAAATACCATTAGAGCTAGAGCCAGACTTAGAGCAAGATAAATTAAGTGTCACGCCATTAGGCGCTGCTAGAGGCATCGGAGCTTCCTGTTTCCGAGTATTAATTGGCCCCTATGAAATAGTCCTTGATGCTGGTACACGACCAAAAGGAGATAAACCTTTACCAGCCTTTGAATATTTAAGA from the Crinalium epipsammum PCC 9333 genome contains:
- the parA gene encoding ParA family partition ATPase; translation: MIISVQNQKGGVGKTTLAIHISHALAAQDSRVLLVDADPQGSARDWAAARDSQPPFAVVGLDRPTIHRDLSAIAKNYDHVVIDGPPRVSDIARSAIIAADLVLIPVQPSPFDVWAAQEVINLITEASVFKEKLKSVFVINRKIVNTAIGRDVAEALSGYNIPVLASTICQRVAFAESAATGQTVMEIDLNLERPSYIFRVVQS
- a CDS encoding DUF433 domain-containing protein translates to MQLEDYFDFLSPDDIRIKGHRIGIDNVLDYYKDGYTPEEIAVNLSTLSLEQIYATITYYLHNRASVDAYLKRIADWKNQRYVEWAANPSALVQRIRAVKAGQTAEKVS